A segment of the Nitrospinaceae bacterium genome:
GAAAACCCGCTCGTCGAGCAAAAAAGACGACGGCGAATTGATGAGGGAAACGGGTGTCATGTTTAAGATCCTTGGTCTTATGGCACCGGGCCTGTTAAGGAATATATGCGGCAACACTTCTTAATCTAGCAAATTCCGACCTAATTTTCTCTGTCGTCGGTGCTTCCCGCCGAGAATTCCATGAAATCCGCAAAAAGATACCCTCTTGGGCGCCCCTCCCATCCAAATCCATCTTGAAAAAAGGGTTTTGTCCATTTTGGGGCGCAATACCCCTTTCTCCTCCGGGCCCAACACCTCTTGCAGCCCCCCATCACCCGTAGTTGAGTACAGCCCGGTAGTAAGAAATTCATGAGCGAAATGATACTTTAGACAAAGCTTTTTCCCCTTGGCAATCTCCATTATCCGGCCGAATCACCCATCCTAATTAATTTCCCAGAACCTAAAGTATTATTGTATTCATCAACAAAGTGAGAATTATTCCCGTTCAGAAGTTCGTGCTCAAAGTTCTTTTATTTATTATAATAACTTCGTCGCCTGAAAACATGGGCTTTTGAACATCCGAAAAAATATTTCTGACCTTTGGAAAACAGAAAAAGAAATATGCCTATCAAAAAAAACAGGACTCACCAAATGAAAATAATCATATAGATAATTTGATAAAATCACTAAATTCCATCCCGCCCGGAATTGCCAACGATCCCGATTAATTTGAACATATCCTAGCGGTATATTGGGATAGATTGGATTGCTCACCCGAATCAGGAATGAACGGAGACAAGACATATGGGCGAATGGAAAATGTCAGATGAGAACCCCCAATGCTAGAATTTACCATTGAGCGACATGGGGGTACGGTCATCGAGTCAGCAGACGCTGATCTTCAGAACCAGATCGTCGACTTCAATGAATATTCGGCAAGAGGTACACCAAGTGGAACTTGACGAATTCGCAAAACTAATCCACGCCTTGATGCAAGAAAGGTTGTTCAGAATATAGTATTTCTAATTGAAATAAATGGATTAAGTAGTCATCATATCGTCAAATCCTCAAAAGAGAAGAGCTATTGGTTTCGCGGCGTCAAAATTCATAATTCAAAATACCTAGGCCGACGAATTAAATTTTTCTGGATCCCAGGTAATGGAAGAACTGTTTCCAGGCGATAAAGGGTGAGAATGACATTTAAGTCCTAGGGCGTCCGGGGAAGAAACTACGACAACGACAAATTGCGAAAAACACTGAACTGGGAACCCATGATATCCTTGCAAGAAGACTAGATGAATACTTACTGTTAGATATTAGGGAAACTCGCTGAGGAGAGAAAGATCTGATAAATTTTTGTATGACACTACGCCACGAAAAACATCTCAGAAAAAAACTTCAGCTCCCATCGCCGCTGCTTTCTAGCCAAAATCAATACGTGAGATTTATCTTCTGGAGGCGTCCCGGTCTGTTATTGATCGGACTCCCCCTCTTATTCTTCATAACTTTATTAGCGGACACAGCATCGTCCCTGTCACATGACAAAACCGTATCCCCATTTTTTCCTAACCTGGTACCAAACCCTGGCTTTGAAACGGATGTCGACAAAGATGGAAAGCCGGATGGCTGGCACCAAGTACCCGCAATGAAGCCCTCACACGGCAAAACCGAAATACAAAAAGGACTTAAAGGGGAACGCTCCCTAGTCATTGCGTCTGGCGGGAGCGTTACATGGAAAACGCGGCTCAAGAACATCAAACCGGGCCGCCACTACCTATTAACTTTCTGGGTAAAGCGGGAAGGATGGAAGGACGGAGAATATCCCTTTGTTCATATTTTCGGACGGAAAATACTCTTGAACGAGCTTTTCTCGTGGGGGGGATGGCGGAAGGTCCGCCGGGTTGTTCAAGCGAGAGAGGAAAATGAAACTCTCCTCGCCTTCTCTGCCAACAAACTCGCCCACGGACTGGCAATCGATCAAGTAAAGCTCCGGGAATTGGCTTTCACAAATCTCCAGCCTGCCGAAAAGAAGACAGTGCCTAAAGGGCGACCCACTTTCACATGGTCATTTACACCGAGCGAATTGGTATTTCGACTAAAAATTAAATTGTCCACTTCCCCTGCTCTCCTAAATCCGACCGTCATTGAACTCATGAGCCCTGGAAAATTGGGAGTCCGGCTTCTGCGGCAACTTCCTGAGGGCGAATGGTATTGGAACATCAGATCCTTCCTGGGTGTGGAGGAAGTAGCGCACTCTGACATTAAATCGTTCCGGGTGCTGGATGGCAACAAAACATCCAAGACAATTCCAAAATCTATCCGCGTGGACCCGCCCAACCAGCGCACATCGTTTTTCCCAATCGGGATGTTCGACGCGCGGCCAAGCGGCTTCGCTGAATTAAAGGCGGCGGGATTCAACAGTGTTCTCATCGGAGACAGCCTAAAAACGCTCAAAGCAGCCAATAGGAATGGGCTAAAAGCCATTTTCTCTCACAAGAATATGAATGGTGCCGAATTCAACTTACTTGCCCGGATAGCCAGCCAGTTCCCTGCGCTCCTGGGCTGGTACATTGAAGATGAGGCTGAAGGGCGGGGGGTTCCGCCCAGCGCGATCTGGCGGAAAACCGCGTCAACCAGAAATCTCACGCCCCCGCACCCAACAGGCCTAGCCCTCCTGAGATCCAACCAGGCCCGCTACTATGGGGATGCCGTCGATGTGGTCATGGTGGACCCCTATCCCGTCCCCACCCAGCCCCTTACCTGGGTAAGTGATTCCATCGAGAATGTCCGCAGACAACTCGGGCCAAATAAACAAATCTGGGCAATAATTCAGGCCTTCAGTTGGGGGCTGGAGCGGCATTATCCAAAAGACAAGCCCGGGCGCTTTCCAACTTTGGCCGAGGAGCGAGCGATGACTTACCTCGCCATCATCCACGGAGCGCGGGGGATTATATATTTCGCGGACGAGCATGCCCGAAGGAGCGCAGGACATTGGGCAAATCTGAAAAAATTGGCGGGTGAGCTAAACTGCATTTATCCTTTACTAGCCGCTAACGAGAAAATACCTCAACCCACCCTTGTTTCACCTGAAATGGATTCTCGCGGAAAACCCACAATTCATTTCCTGGAAAAAAAACTAACCGCCAACAATTCGCCTCCCGCCAAGAAGGGCTGCCCACCTCTTCCGCCAGAAAATTATCTCATTGCTTTAAACACAAGAGATAAACCAACGACTATGAGGCTTCAGGGACTTACTACCCAGGAGGGACATGCGTTCGATATATTCACATCGAAAAAAATAAAACACCACAGAAATGGGCTACAAAAAACCTTAAAGCCTTACGGTGTCGGTATATGGCGTTTGGGGAGAAGCCAATAAACTGACAATTTCTTCGCCTATTTTTTGAAATCCGAATATAAAAACTCCCCAAAAATTGATTAGGGAGTTTTTGAAGTTTAAGGCGAATTTAAGGAATTAACTTAAACAGGCGTCTTAACCCACGACTTGAGTTGGTTTTTTAGAAGAGCCGAGATCAACGGGGCGTGCCAGTCGAAATGAAAAACCTTATTGACCAGGGGAACAATGCCATCATATTTGGCCAGCTTAATTAACGCATCGACTTGGCCATCAGACATTTTCGAGTATATCTTCCGAAGAACCATTCCGGCATTCAATTCAGGCTCAAGAATTTTCCGCCATTCCGTATCGTATGCGGCCAGAGTCTCTGCCGAAAAATTATTTTCCTGAAATGAACGTCCAAGCACTTCAGCAGCTATCTCTGCACAAAGAAGACCATAATAAATCCCTCCGGCGGTGGTGATCTTCACTTGGCCCGCCGCCTCTCCCACGACCAGAACTCGCTCCGCAAAGGTTTTGGAAAGCGTTCCCATCGGGATCAGGCTGCCTTTCACTGTTCCATCCCAATCCTGCATGCGGGGAGCAAGATAAGGACCTTTCAACAACTCCCGAAGAAGTTCCCCTCCTCTTTCTTTTGCCAAAAGACCGATCTTGCATCGCTCATTCCCAATTGGAACCACCCATGCGAATGAACCAGGAGCGATTTTATTCCCCAAATATATTTCCACATCTTCCACATCCTGCACTACCGCCTCAACCTGGACTCCCTGGATACAATTATGGATATTTCCCAGGCCAACCTTCCGAATAAACTTCGCTCCATATCCCGTGGCCAAAACACAAGTTTTGGCGCGGAAAGTCCTTAAGCCATCTTCACATTGAGTGGTGAGAGAAACACCATCATCGTCAACTTCAATATCCTCGACCCAGGACTCCATACGGTAAGTGGCTCCGTTTTTTCCAGCTTTTTCGGCCATTTCACAATCGAAACTGGCCCGGTTAACTATATGGGCCCAAGGCTCCTTAGGATCATAAACAATCGATTCGCCTGAAGGGCCAAACACCTTTATTTTCTGCAAATGATTTTGGATGGAGCCTACAGGAAGATTTAATTTTGAAAATGCTTCAACGCCGATGATGCCGCTACAATTGACCGAATCCCCGATCGCTCGATCTTTTTCAAGTACCAGTACGTCCAAATCTTTCTCAGCTAAAAGGCGAGCCATATGGCTACCAACACAACCCGCCCCCACTACTATTACGTCGATCATCACGGTTTCCTACATCAAGCAAAAGAGCTCTAGAGTTTCCTATCCCGGCTCTCCCACTTACCCAAGAGAGTAATCCAAAAAGAAAGAACAATTAACTTTAAATCAAGAAAAAACCTTTGTTTTTTTATATATAACAAATCGTAGCGAAATTTATGCCGCCTAGGTGTATCATGATTTCCGTATATCTGGGCGAGGCCCGTAAGGCCAGGAACTACGGAATGTCTCTCTTTATACCCCTCAATATCTGAAGCCTCAACCATAATACCATCTCCATGAACTTCTTTTTCACCGGGCCGAATGGCTCTCGGGCCGACAAAACCCATGTCCCCCCGGAATATATTCCAGAGTTGGGGAAGCTCATCCATGGCGGTAGCCCGCAAAATCTTCCCCACTTTTGTTACGCGAGAATCATCCTCCTGAGCCTGAACCGCCCCGAGGCCTTTTTCCGCATCGGGCACCATTGATCTGAATTTCCACGCCCGAAAGATTCGACCGCCCATTCCAACTCTATCTTGGGAATAGAAGACAGAACCACCGTCCTCCATTTTGATCCAAAAAGAAATCATGAGCCACAATGGAGATGAACCTAGCAACCCAGCTCCCGAAAGAAGAACATCGAAAAAACGCTTCAAAAGATAGGACCGCCGTGCCGGCCTGTTTCTAACCAACGTTCGGATTAAATCATAGTAGGCACGCACCTGGACCGGTCGATCAAACTCCATCGCCGCCCGGCGGGCATTCTCGCCCATTTTTCTCGAAAGCCCCCTGTCGTTATAAAGGCGCAAAATTTCATCAGCCATGGCCCTAGGATTTCCAGATTCTGCTACGAAACCACAGTTGTATTTTTTCGATATCAGAGCAACTTCCGAAACTTCCTCTATTGAAGCAACATAGGGACGGCCAGCGGCTAAAATTCCGTAAAGTTTGCTAGGCACGATAAACCCGGCCAATCCCTGCTGGAGCGAAATAATAAATACATCGGCCGTGCCGAATGACTCCGTCAGCCGCTCCTTGGGCTGATAGGGCAGAAAAATGACATTTTCGAGGTTCAGTTCCTTAACCCTGGCCTGCAGAGCCGCTTTTTTTGCGCCCTCACCCACGAAAACGACCTTCAGGTCCTCAAAATTCCGCAGCAAATTTGCCGTCTCGACCAGCGTCTCGAGACTCTGGGAGAGGCCGATATTCCCAGAATGCATCACGACAAAGGAATCATCGAGGTCGTTGGCACGGGAAAAAGGATTCTGCCTGGGCCCGGGAACAACCTGGGCACAATCGATCCAATCGGGAATGATAACTGTCCGCTCCGGAGCGCCTCCTTTTTTTTCGATGATCTTGGCCCGCATGGTATGGCCCAGCGTGATATTCAGGTCGGCATTTCGGGCAAGAAACGAGGTGATGCTCTGAAGGATTTTCTCCACGAAATCATTTTGAAAATCTTCCAGGAGACGCGCCACTTCGGGAAAAATATCGCGGAACGACATCACAAGCGGAACGCCGTAGCGGCGGGAAGACATGATTGCCGCCAGACCGATAATGGGTGGATCTGTGGCGGCGATAATGATATCGGGGCGCTCCAGACGCAGCCCAGCATAGCATGCGGAAAGGAAGTAACTCAGGTAGTTTGCAACCCGCCCGGCGAAACGGTCTTTTGAAAACCGGGTGCCACACGCCCGGAGAATCTGGATGCCCCGGTACTCTTCCCGGCGAAATATCTGCCACCACTTCGGAGGCACAAAATCCTCTGCCGAAGAAATAAGAGGAACACCCGCCACCACCGAAACCCGGCAACCATATTTTTCGACAAGTTCCTCGCAGAGCTCCGTCAATATCTGCCCAGTCGCCGCCGTATCGGGATAAAAGGAGCGATTAAAAAGAACAACATGAATTGGACGCATTTTGGGGGATTCAACGAGCAATTCGTTTCGTTTCGGCTCTGTATGGATTTCGCCCACCATTCCAGGGATAAACACTGATCAGATTATCCCGTGGATATATAAGGCGCCAGCCCGATACATGGCCCAACGACGAACCGCAAACCTATGTTGAGGAAACACTCTGGGCTTCCGAAACGGAAGCCCTCGAATACGGTTTTTCATACACCATCTGGCCAATTACCAGAATATCCATATGGGTTCTGATGAAACACTCCATGGCCTCAGAGGGTTTCTGGACAATGGGTTCGTTTTCATTGAAAGACGTGTTCAACAATACCGGTACACCCGTGATTTCATCAAACGCGTTTAGGAGGTGCCAGAAAATTTCATTTACCTCGGAGTTGATGGTCTGAAGCCTTCCCGACCCATCTACGTGTGTAACGGCAGGGATTCGCTCACGCTGATCCGGCCTGACCTGATAGACTTGCAGCATAAACGGATCGGGAACCGCTCCCTCGAAATACTCGTCGATTCTATCTTCGAGAATAACGGGAGCGAACGGGCGAAATCTTTCACGAAATTTTATTTTGACGTTGATAATATCCCGCATGTCCTTCCGTCGCGGATCGGCCAATATGCTACGGTTCCCCAGCGCCCTCGCTCCCCATTCCATCCGCCCCTGGAACCACCCGACGACCTTGCCTTCAGCGATCTTTTCCGCAGTCCACCGGCACAGAGACTCATCATCGGGGAGTTTTTTTGACTTGCATCCGCTCTCCTCTAGCTGAGCCTGATAGGAACTCAGTTCTCTTTCCACAGCACCTTGGGTGTATTCTGGCCCCCAGTAGCTATGCTTCATGACGAAAGAACGTGGATTTTTCAGAACTTGATTCCACACATAATACGCAGCGCCCAATGCGGTGCCATTATCAGCTGCGGCCGGCTGGATATAGATATCCTCAAATGGGGTTTTTTTTCGGATTTTTCCGTTAAACACACTGTTCATGGCACAGCCGCCGGCCAGGCATAGCCGAGGAAGGCGCAATTTTTCATACAAGGCATTCAGGACATGGGATACGGTCTCTCCGTAAACATGTTGAAGAGAGGCCGCAATTGCCTCGTGCCGGGGGGTTAAGGGTTCATCCGCCTTGCGGGCGGGTCCAAGAAGTTCTTCGAGTTTTGGGGTGTATACCTCGTCCAGAATCGGCGCCCCATCGCTCCAAGACATGTTGCTCTTTCCCTGCCAGTGGCAATAGTAGGATAAATCCAGCTTGAACCCGCCGCCTGGCGTGAGATGCACCAGCTGTCCTATTTCATCGCTAAAATCGGGCTCTCCATATGCGGATAACCCCATCACCTTATATTCATCACCGTAGTTCATGAACCCCAGGTATTGCGTGATCGCCAAATACAGGAGGCCAAGGGAGTGCGGGAAATACACCTTCCCGAGAACTTTGAAATTGGTTCCGCGCCCCAGCCCCACAGAGGTGCTCACGAAATCTCCGAACCCATCAACGGAACAAACGG
Coding sequences within it:
- a CDS encoding NAD(P)/FAD-dependent oxidoreductase; this translates as MIDVIVVGAGCVGSHMARLLAEKDLDVLVLEKDRAIGDSVNCSGIIGVEAFSKLNLPVGSIQNHLQKIKVFGPSGESIVYDPKEPWAHIVNRASFDCEMAEKAGKNGATYRMESWVEDIEVDDDGVSLTTQCEDGLRTFRAKTCVLATGYGAKFIRKVGLGNIHNCIQGVQVEAVVQDVEDVEIYLGNKIAPGSFAWVVPIGNERCKIGLLAKERGGELLRELLKGPYLAPRMQDWDGTVKGSLIPMGTLSKTFAERVLVVGEAAGQVKITTAGGIYYGLLCAEIAAEVLGRSFQENNFSAETLAAYDTEWRKILEPELNAGMVLRKIYSKMSDGQVDALIKLAKYDGIVPLVNKVFHFDWHAPLISALLKNQLKSWVKTPV
- a CDS encoding glycosyltransferase, with the translated sequence MRPIHVVLFNRSFYPDTAATGQILTELCEELVEKYGCRVSVVAGVPLISSAEDFVPPKWWQIFRREEYRGIQILRACGTRFSKDRFAGRVANYLSYFLSACYAGLRLERPDIIIAATDPPIIGLAAIMSSRRYGVPLVMSFRDIFPEVARLLEDFQNDFVEKILQSITSFLARNADLNITLGHTMRAKIIEKKGGAPERTVIIPDWIDCAQVVPGPRQNPFSRANDLDDSFVVMHSGNIGLSQSLETLVETANLLRNFEDLKVVFVGEGAKKAALQARVKELNLENVIFLPYQPKERLTESFGTADVFIISLQQGLAGFIVPSKLYGILAAGRPYVASIEEVSEVALISKKYNCGFVAESGNPRAMADEILRLYNDRGLSRKMGENARRAAMEFDRPVQVRAYYDLIRTLVRNRPARRSYLLKRFFDVLLSGAGLLGSSPLWLMISFWIKMEDGGSVFYSQDRVGMGGRIFRAWKFRSMVPDAEKGLGAVQAQEDDSRVTKVGKILRATAMDELPQLWNIFRGDMGFVGPRAIRPGEKEVHGDGIMVEASDIEGYKERHSVVPGLTGLAQIYGNHDTPRRHKFRYDLLYIKKQRFFLDLKLIVLSFWITLLGKWESRDRKL
- a CDS encoding carbamoyltransferase is translated as MYILGINAYHGDVSCVLLRDGELVCALEEERFRRVKHWAGFPSESILKCLEYGGVGPEDIDYFAVSRDPYANLWRKVLFTCRTRPNVKLVASRLKNMGSILDIEEVMSNTLGIKKERVHDRIRWVEHHPAHIASAFFLSPFDEAAVCSVDGFGDFVSTSVGLGRGTNFKVLGKVYFPHSLGLLYLAITQYLGFMNYGDEYKVMGLSAYGEPDFSDEIGQLVHLTPGGGFKLDLSYYCHWQGKSNMSWSDGAPILDEVYTPKLEELLGPARKADEPLTPRHEAIAASLQHVYGETVSHVLNALYEKLRLPRLCLAGGCAMNSVFNGKIRKKTPFEDIYIQPAAADNGTALGAAYYVWNQVLKNPRSFVMKHSYWGPEYTQGAVERELSSYQAQLEESGCKSKKLPDDESLCRWTAEKIAEGKVVGWFQGRMEWGARALGNRSILADPRRKDMRDIINVKIKFRERFRPFAPVILEDRIDEYFEGAVPDPFMLQVYQVRPDQRERIPAVTHVDGSGRLQTINSEVNEIFWHLLNAFDEITGVPVLLNTSFNENEPIVQKPSEAMECFIRTHMDILVIGQMVYEKPYSRASVSEAQSVSST